From Porites lutea unplaced genomic scaffold, jaPorLute2.1 SCAFFOLD_103, whole genome shotgun sequence:
GAcagaatttaatttttctgaTAATTCGTCTTTccgttaaaaaaagaaaaaaaaagaaccaagGGAAAAGTTTGTTCGTTTAAACCCGAATACATCCGATGGATCCACTTCGATTACTTTCGGGTCTGTTCGGGTAATCGAAGTCGCGGCTAAGTGCTTGTTTGAGTTTATGTTCGATTAGCTACGCCGGGATAATCTCGTACCCGGATTTCTTATTGACAAAGCCGCAGGCGAGATCTGGTCGAGTGAGAcgacttcaattttttttttttgttattgcctAGATTGTCAGCGAATGACGCGCGTGTTGTCTTCCGCGCGCGCTATGGCGTGTGCGCAAAAAGGTCATTATTTGCAAAGTCTTCGGTTCAAAACTCTCTCTTTGGGTATCAACAAAGGCTtttgaaaagaataacaaattatCGCGTGGAAGTTGACGCGTAGTGCTTTGAGGCTTAAGCGCGCGCTATGAGGAACTTACTGTTGCATTGAATTTGACGTTACAAAGAACAACGAATTAGCAGGAGCATACTGCAGATGTGCATATAatcggatttgaccagatctcgAGAGCTGGGTATAGGTATACGAGAAGAACGCCGGGAAACTTTGTATTTATTCATCTctgcttttctttccttttcgtttCAAGGGACGAAGTCCTCGAAGCGACGTCACTCCAACGCGCGCGCTTCGAAGTGGCTCGCACCAAGAGAAATCGCGCAAGAGAGGCTGCCGACTATCTGTTACTGTCCTTGTACGTGCACATACCGCCAAGCAGGGGACTGGAAATTAGGACTTTAGAAGTGGTCCACGAAGGGGAATTGGGAGAACCATTTACGGCAGCCCGCTTCGCCAACAGGAACGTAGCGCTTTTGCAAAAAGACGGGGGCATTACAATATACGTTCAGAATTACAAGACCAGCAAGTTCGCAGGAAGCGACACTGTTCCCATACAGGTGAGTTTTCAAACATCGAAATGTTATGGATGAATATGTACGGACAACATTTTCCGTCCGCGAAAAAGCCTAACAAACGTCGTTGAGAGAAAGAACACGGTGGTTTCAAtcctgaaacaaagaaaaatagaagtaaatgattaaaaaatagAATTGGCTGACAATTCACTAAATGCATGGTCTGTCTCTTTCTGCAGGCGGACAGTGAACTTTgcagtttcttcaaaaaatatGTTCAAGAATTTAGACCAGAACTGAGCAGCGCCCAAGAGAAAAACGACTTTCTGTTTGTGGTGAGTATGCCTGTAGAAACAGCAATAGTTAGCCATACACGCACACATCGCATTCTGCATTGGAGCAAGATTCCTGTAACCTTTTCGAGTCCGTGACCATTCAAACCAGTAAATAGTGCTATCTGTTCGTGGAACAGCCTTTTTGcaattattcattattatacCGGTTCATTAATTTGTTGTGTGCTCTCTCGTTTCAGAATGCAAACGGACAGCCATATTCAGGGAGTTCGTTCTCGAAGCACATGAAGAATCTCATGATCCGATTGACGGGACGAGAGGTCTCAATCAACACCCTCCGCTCTTCGTTTTTAACCTGGGCATATTCGCAGAGGTAATCTATACTAGTATACTAGTTTTACTGCAAGACACTTTGATGGCAAGAATCTATCAATTGGTGCCAATCGGAGCGAGAAGTTAAGAAACAAAGCCAATGGATCAAACAGTCACCTTAATTGCGTTAATCTGCCTTTCGCAATTATTCTTTCAATTCAGCACtcgaacgaaaaaaacgcctgattTCAAATTGTTTTGGGACTTTGAATGACTGTTGAAATTCACTACGAAGAGcccatttttcacttttcttttctctttggcTGATTCAGCCGCCTTATTCATAGCTTGAATTTCGTCCGAGTTACCGGAGCCAataaaaacgcgcgaaaattgcaaTCCAATTACTCGGTGAATATTTTTGGTTTGTGGTTGttcgtttgatttttttccgGCCTACCATTGGTGTTTGGACGGTGCTGCATTGGCTTCTTAGATTTGACTCTCAAAAGTCATcagctttgtttgttttaattcggGTCTCTCACtctctctcccttgctcttCGCAGCGAGTGTACCGACAGCATGAAGGACAGTCTAGCCGCGGCACTTCGCCACTCGAGAGAGCAGGCTCAGAGCACCTATgatcggcgaacagcatccgAAAAGAAGGCGGCGGCCCTGCGCTTAGCCAGGGAGAAGGCTGAAGAGG
This genomic window contains:
- the LOC140925479 gene encoding uncharacterized protein, with product FLGYVTRCNPKQPLTPDVFNRAPLLESYLDHLKDHRGLSSATIANHASSLVYPLKYIYRGEAPNFANVPIIAQLRRMATLLQRQGDVERPKTREDLKALNRWVDWDEVLEATSLQRARFEVARTKRNRAREAADYLLLSLYVHIPPSRGLEIRTLEVVHEGELGEPFTAARFANRNVALLQKDGGITIYVQNYKTSKFAGSDTVPIQADSELCSFFKKYVQEFRPELSSAQEKNDFLFVNANGQPYSGSSFSKHMKNLMIRLTGREVSINTLRSSFLTWAYSQSECTDSMKDSLAAALRHSREQAQSTYDRRTASEKKAAALRLAREKAEEGADPEAPPATEQSSKPEITVGQFVGLVTEDSTLQNPSIMLARVQAFLPDGQVSLLWYRNVGGGLYALEVDGSQWIESLDALVPVKVVAAKGRSHSYRLMTSVRTIHKAVHGVARHS